A DNA window from Zingiber officinale cultivar Zhangliang chromosome 3A, Zo_v1.1, whole genome shotgun sequence contains the following coding sequences:
- the LOC122050405 gene encoding BURP domain-containing protein 6-like — protein sequence MSSRSLFFLEKDLFPGATFDLQFKRSIPKHADLLPRRVADTLPFSSNKLPDVLALFSVDPNSKEARDMSATLERCECTANARETKHCATSIEFMVDFVVSALAERRRIGRRK from the coding sequence ATGTCCTCTCGGTCTCTGTTCTTCCTTGAGAAGGACCTATTTCCAGGAGCCACCTTCGACTTGCAATTCAAGCGATCCATTCCCAAACACGCTGACCTCCTCCCTCGCCGCGTGGCCGACACCCTCCCCTTCTCCTCCAACAAGCTCCCCGACGTCCTCGCGCTTTTTTCCGTCGACCCTAACTCGAAGGAAGCCCGGGATATGAGTGCGACCCTGGAACGGTGCGAGTGCACGGCGAATGCAAGGGAGACGAAGCACTGCGCCACCTCCATCGAGTTCATGGTCGACTTCGTCGTCTCAGCTCTGGctgaaagaagaagaataggaagaagaaaataa
- the LOC122050407 gene encoding patatin-like protein 3, which produces MDYRQFLVISIGTGAHKQTERYSARESARWGLLEWLWNRGKSPLVQIFREATSDMVDIYASVVFQALESEGNYLRIQDDTLTGAAASVDNSTKWNLRNLVRIGENLLEKPASRVNLETGQSVPVVDGEGGTMSNKERLVKFAKTLSDERKLRQENLIIYVEACESASIFEGLMPEDLNVYVTTASNAVENSWETYCPDMDPPPPPEYMTCLGDLYSIAWMEDRFEFYT; this is translated from the exons ATGGACTACCGTCAATTTCTGGTGATCTCGATTGGGACTGGAGCACATAAACAGACGGAGAGGTATAGTGCCCGAGAGAGCGCTCGATGGGGATTGCTTGAGTGGCTATGGAACAGAGGAAAATCGCCACTCGTCCAAATTTTCAGGGAGGCGACCTCGGACATGGTGGATATCTATGCTTCAGTCGTTTTCCAGGCACTGGAAAGTGAGGGCAACTACCTTCGCATACAG GACGATACCTTGACTGGCGCTGCGGCTTCGGTGGATAATTCAACGAAGTGGaacttaagaaatttagttcgGATTGGGGAGAATCTGCTGGAGAAGCCGGCGTCGCGGGTGAACTTGGAGACTGGGCAATCGGTGCCGGTGGTGGATGGGGAGGGAGGAACAATGTCGAACAAGGAACGGCTTGTTAAATTTGCCAAGACATTGTCAGATGAAAGGAAGCTTAGGCAAGAAAACTTG ATTATTTATGTGGAAGCATGTGAGAGTGCCAGTATCTTTGAAGGTTTAATGCCAGAAGACCTTAATGTATATGTGACAACAGCATCCAATGCTGTTGAAAACAGCTGGGAAACCTACTGTCCTGATATGGATCCTCCACCACCACCGGAATATATGACTTGCCTTGGTGACTTGTACAGCATTGCATGGATGGAAGACAGGTTTGAGTTTTATACCTAA
- the LOC122050408 gene encoding uncharacterized protein LOC122050408 translates to MSSSLLLLLSLFFPSSLFAAVTAQSSASPSNSSTVYDILQEYNLPLGILPDTVKSFSVASNGYFVIDLYGECYVGFEYVVYYAPRVSGFLGYDSVSNLEGVQIRSYRIWYGISYIKVDLPYSDFVYIQFG, encoded by the coding sequence atgtcctcctccctcctcctcctcctttctctcttcttcccttcctcccTCTTCGCGGCGGTGACTGCCCAATCATCGGCCTCGCCGTCCAACAGCTCCACTGTCTACGACATCCTCCAGGAGTACAACCTCCCTCTCGGCATCCTCCCCGACACCGTCAAGTCTTTCTCCGTCGCTTCCAACGGCTACTTCGTCATCGATCTCTACGGAGAGTGCTACGTCGGCTTCGAGTACGTCGTCTACTATGCCCCGCGCGTGTCTGGCTTCCTCGGCTATGACTCCGTCTCCAACCTCGAGGGTGTCCAGATTCGGAGCTATCGCATCTGGTACGGCATCAGCTACATCAAGGTTGACCTCCCCTACTCCGATTTCGTCTACATCCAGTTCGGCTAG